Proteins encoded together in one Rossellomorea sp. y25 window:
- the spoVK gene encoding stage V sporulation protein K: MDQPMRMKNNGQISIVLNSQKRSSVRDTLRHESLPQSLPQEHVALKEIEEELGSLVGMEEMKKMVKEIYAWIYVNKKREAMGLKAGKQALHMMFKGNPGTGKTTVARIIGKLFLKMNVLSKGHLIEAERADLVGEYIGHTAQKTRDLVKKALGGILFIDEAYSLGRGGEKDFGKEAIDTLVKHMEDKQHEFILILAGYSREMDHFLTLNPGLQSRFPLVFHFPDYSVDQLMEIGRRMLEEKEYLLSHDAERKIREHLHSAKNTLSPMAFSNGRYVRNVLEKSIRAQAMRLLMENCYDRHDLLTIRSNDLVFNKASSE; the protein is encoded by the coding sequence AGTTCAGTACGAGATACGTTGAGGCATGAATCTCTTCCTCAGTCTCTCCCTCAAGAGCATGTCGCTTTAAAAGAAATAGAAGAAGAACTCGGATCTCTTGTGGGAATGGAAGAAATGAAAAAAATGGTGAAAGAAATTTATGCATGGATATATGTCAATAAGAAACGTGAAGCAATGGGGTTGAAAGCAGGAAAACAAGCACTTCATATGATGTTCAAAGGAAACCCCGGTACAGGTAAGACGACCGTAGCAAGAATCATTGGAAAACTGTTCTTGAAAATGAATGTACTTTCTAAAGGACATTTAATAGAAGCAGAGAGAGCTGATCTGGTCGGTGAATATATTGGACACACAGCTCAAAAAACAAGAGACCTTGTCAAAAAAGCCCTAGGAGGCATTTTATTTATTGATGAAGCGTATTCTCTCGGCAGAGGCGGAGAAAAGGATTTCGGGAAAGAAGCGATTGATACACTTGTCAAACATATGGAAGATAAGCAGCATGAATTTATCTTGATTCTGGCAGGATATTCGAGGGAAATGGATCACTTTCTCACCTTGAATCCAGGACTGCAATCACGATTTCCTCTCGTATTTCATTTTCCTGATTATTCAGTTGATCAGCTGATGGAAATTGGCAGAAGGATGTTAGAAGAGAAGGAGTATTTATTAAGTCACGATGCAGAAAGAAAGATAAGGGAGCATCTTCATTCAGCTAAAAATACACTATCTCCCATGGCATTTTCAAATGGAAGATATGTACGGAATGTATTAGAAAAGTCAATCCGTGCTCAGGCAATGCGCCTCCTAATGGAAAATTGCTATGATCGACATGATTTATTAACCATTCGCAGCAATGATCTGGTGTTTAACAAAGCTTCTTCTGAATGA
- a CDS encoding trimeric intracellular cation channel family protein has protein sequence MTWEVLSIIGTIAFAISGAIIAMEEEYDILGVYILGIVTAFGGGAIRNLLIGVPVSALWEQGMLFQIALLSITAVFLFPNNLLKHWRKWGNFFDAIGLSAFAIQGALYASEMNHPISAVIVAAVLTGSGGGIIRDLLAGRKPLVLRSEIYAVWAVLCGAAIGLGIVHSAFELYSLFIITTTLRVLSYLYKWRLPNRSLRAHV, from the coding sequence ATGACATGGGAAGTATTGAGCATTATTGGTACCATTGCTTTTGCTATTTCAGGAGCTATCATTGCCATGGAAGAGGAATACGATATACTTGGTGTTTATATATTAGGAATTGTCACAGCATTTGGTGGAGGTGCCATTCGGAACTTATTGATCGGCGTCCCTGTTTCCGCTCTGTGGGAACAAGGCATGTTATTTCAGATAGCCCTTCTATCTATAACAGCCGTTTTTCTTTTCCCTAATAATCTCCTTAAGCATTGGAGAAAATGGGGGAATTTCTTTGATGCAATAGGTCTATCAGCCTTCGCCATCCAAGGAGCACTATACGCTTCTGAAATGAATCACCCGATAAGTGCTGTCATTGTGGCAGCCGTATTGACGGGAAGCGGCGGTGGAATCATTCGCGATCTTCTTGCCGGCCGGAAACCGTTAGTGCTTCGATCAGAGATTTATGCTGTGTGGGCGGTTCTTTGTGGAGCGGCCATTGGACTGGGAATTGTCCATTCAGCCTTTGAACTGTACTCTTTATTCATCATTACCACGACGTTGCGAGTACTTTCCTACTTATATAAATGGAGGTTGCCGAATAGGAGCTTAAGAGCACATGTTTAA